The Heyndrickxia acidicola sequence GTATCTTCGATTCCGACCATGGTGACTGGATTTAGCAATCAGTCTATCAATTGGATAGCCAGGAATGGGGATGGGTGGCTTCAATACCCAAGAAGCATTATTCAACAGACGCAGCTTATCCAGGATTATCGTGCTTTAACTGAAGTTCATGCTCCAGGAGATTTTAAACCCTTCTCTCAGAGCTTGTTCATCGATTTATCGGAAAATCCCGATGAAATACCTGTCCCCATACCCTTAGGCTATTCCGTGGGAAGAAACCGTTTAGTTGATCTACTTCATCAATTTCAAGCGATTGGTGTCAACCATTTGGCGTTTGTTCTGTATTTTTCCAAGCGCCCTCCAGAGGAAGTAATCCAGGAGCTTGGAGAATTTGTTTTACCCTACTTTCCAACCCATAAAGGTACAGGCCAGCTTTAAATTGTATAAAAGGAGGAAGAATTATGACAAAGAAAATAGCTCTTTCAGTACTAGATCCCTCCCCAATTGTCGAGGGAGGATCAGCCGAACTTTCCCTTCAAAACACGCTTGATCTAGCAAAGAAAACAGAACAGTGGGGATATAAACGGTTTTGGCTTGCTGAACATCATAATTGGGCAGGAATGGCGAGTTCAGCATCCCCGATCGTAATTGGACGAGTAGCCTCTATCACGGAAAAAATGCGTATTGGATCAGGCGCAATGCTGCTTTCCCATTATTCTCCTCTTTCCGTGGCTGAGCAATTTGGAACATTAGAAACCTTCTTCCCTGGCCGGATCGACCTTGGATTGGGGCGGGCACCTGGCACCGACCAATATACAGCAAATGTATTGCGGCAGCGGGTGGCTGGTGAACCTGAATTTGATGACCGGCTTCAAGAGCTTATCGCATATCTTTATGGTACAGGAACAGCCACTAAGAATGGTTCATTTAGCTTTCACGCCATTCCCGGCGAAAAAACAAATGTGCCCATTTGGCTGTTAGGTTCAGGATCTTATAGTGCACAATTGGCTGGAATACTTGGGTTACCATTCTCTTTCGCGGGACATTTTGCTCCAGGTAACATGCTGGAGGCCATAAAACGGTACCGGGAATATTTTCGTCCGTCTCAATTTTTGGAGGAGCCTTATGTACTGTTAGCCGTTCAAGTGGTGGCTGCGGATAAGAAACAGGAGGCACAAAGGCTTGCCACTTCGATGTATCAAAAATTTCTTTTATTAACCCGCGGACAGCCTTCGCCCATTTTGCCTCCTGTTGATAATATGGACGAGCTTTGGAACGATAATGAACGCAGGGCGGTTGAAGAACAGCTTTTCACTTCTATCATCGGGGACCCTGCAGGTGTGAAGCAGCAGCTCCATGAGTTAATAGAAAGGACTGACGCTAATGAAATTATGGCTCATACAGAGATTTTTGATCATAAGGCACGGCTGCGCTCTTATGAAATTTTGGCTCAGGCTGCAGTAAATTAAACAGTGTCTAGTCTAATTCTAATAAAAGATGTGTTTTCTGCAGATATTAAATCAGTTAAATTAATGTGATTTAGATTGAAGCAGTAAAAGAAGACAAAGAAAACAACCTGTAAATTCTTTTATAGGTTTGAAACGAAATTTTTAAAGAAAGAAGATGAGCATATGCCTGAAAATGATACAAAACAAATTACAAATATTCCATTCTCGGTCCTGGATCTCTCTCCAATTGCAGATGGAAGTACGCCGGCTGATTCTTTTCGCAATACATTGGAGCTGGCCCGGCTCGTTGAAAAGCTGGGGTATAACCGATATTGGCTCGCTGAGCATCATAATATGCCATTTATCGCCAGCTCTGCAACATCGGT is a genomic window containing:
- a CDS encoding LLM class flavin-dependent oxidoreductase, with product MTKKIALSVLDPSPIVEGGSAELSLQNTLDLAKKTEQWGYKRFWLAEHHNWAGMASSASPIVIGRVASITEKMRIGSGAMLLSHYSPLSVAEQFGTLETFFPGRIDLGLGRAPGTDQYTANVLRQRVAGEPEFDDRLQELIAYLYGTGTATKNGSFSFHAIPGEKTNVPIWLLGSGSYSAQLAGILGLPFSFAGHFAPGNMLEAIKRYREYFRPSQFLEEPYVLLAVQVVAADKKQEAQRLATSMYQKFLLLTRGQPSPILPPVDNMDELWNDNERRAVEEQLFTSIIGDPAGVKQQLHELIERTDANEIMAHTEIFDHKARLRSYEILAQAAVN